A single genomic interval of Gossypium raimondii isolate GPD5lz chromosome 11, ASM2569854v1, whole genome shotgun sequence harbors:
- the LOC105801621 gene encoding probable histone H2A.5 → MESTSTTAGGRRGGDRKKAVSKSAKAGLQFPVGRIARYLKKGRYAQRYGGGAPVYLAAVLEYLAAEVLELAGNAARDNKKNRINPRHVLLAVRNDEELGKLLQGVTIASGGVLPNINAVLLPKKASSSSDKDQSSKSKSSNKV, encoded by the exons ATGGAGTCGACGTCAACGACAGCGGGAGGTAGGAGAGGGGGAGATAGGAAAAAAGCGGTTTCTAAGTCGGCAAAGGCAGGACTCCAGTTTCCAGTGGGTCGGATTGCCCGTTACCTCAAGAAAGGCCGTTATGCACAGCGTTATGGCGGCGGTGCTCCCGTCTATCTAGCCGCCGTCCTCGAGTACCTTGCTGCTGAG GTGTTGGAATTGGCGGGGAATGCGGCACGTGATAACAAAAAGAATAGGATCAACCCACGGCACGTGCTGTTAGCCGTGAGAAACGACGAGGAGTTGGGAAAGCTTCTTCAAGGAGTAACCATTGCTAGTGGCGGAGTTCTTCCCAACATTAACGCTGTTTTGTTACCCAAGAAAGCATCCTCTTCATCTGATAAGGACCAGTCTTCTAAGTCTAAATCTTCTAATAAGGTTTAG